Proteins encoded in a region of the Heptranchias perlo isolate sHepPer1 unplaced genomic scaffold, sHepPer1.hap1 HAP1_SCAFFOLD_514, whole genome shotgun sequence genome:
- the LOC137314507 gene encoding interleukin-11-like, with the protein MDRYLRTYERHLTWLKSTKPIAKTSLDHKITEVLTLLQNLANRVEDEMQRLNLPQSTAPPLSLTDGGEWSTLRAGFIILRDLRTFVNKMAHELMALKLRR; encoded by the exons ATGGACAGGTACCTCCGCACCTATGAGAGACATCTAACATGGCTGAAAAGCACCAAGCCCATCGCTAAGACATCGCTGGATCACAAGATCACTGAAGTTCTCACGCTCTTGCAGAACCTGGCCAACCGGGTGGAAGACGAG ATGCAGAGGCTGAACCTCCCACAGAGCACGGCCCCGCCCCTCTCGCTGACCGACGGCGGGGAGTGGTCGACCCTCCGGGCCGGGTTCATCATCCTGCGCGACCTGCGGACCTTCGTCAACAAGATGGCGCACGAGCTCATGGCGCTGAAGCTGAGGCGCTGA